One Huiozyma naganishii CBS 8797 chromosome 5, complete genome DNA segment encodes these proteins:
- the PEX2 gene encoding ubiquitin-protein ligase peroxin 2 (similar to Saccharomyces cerevisiae PEX2 (YJL210W); ancestral locus Anc_1.124) — MLRVAHLDSNALDNELGAFFWANFKALLPLVNGEYVEEWKLALDTLVFLFATKYSRIFRCSTTYGSRLSNLSFKCGRIALFVVTVFQSYLSKKLSHRIFNRDSGRNVKFYRVMLALYNVFDACNFCHFLSNWGNEYGENKVYYTLLQRLLDVRPARIRGEQSYYQSMIYSGLEYQNRQLLWNSVLELLNITVLPRAISRLTSKRRGKPVLERETDIEHCHLCGEFPTMPYRIFCCERLYCYVCFLKVLELRECQNCHNKQEIKGMPYYG; from the coding sequence ATGCTCCGAGTGGCCCATTTAGACTCGAATGCACTAGATAATGAACTAGGGGCATTCTTTTGGGCCAATTTCAAGGCTCTTTTGCCCTTGGTCAACGGCGAATACGTGGAAGAATGGAAGTTAGCTTTGGACACCCTCGTGTTTCTGTTTGCAACGAAGTACAGCAGGATATTCCGGTGCTCTACGACATATGGGTCTCGGCTAAGTAACTTGTCGTTCAAATGCGGCAGAATAGCACTATTCGTTGTCACAGTTTTTCAGTCGTACCTATCTAAGAAACTTTCGCATCGtatcttcaacagagacTCTGGAAGAAATGTGAAGTTTTATAGAGTGATGCTGGCTCTATACAATGTGTTTGACGCGTGTAACTTCTGTCATTTCCTTTCTAATTGGGGAAATGAATACGGTGAAAACAAAGTATACTACACGCTTTTACAAAGGCTGCTCGATGTAAGGCCTGCCCGAATACGTGGAGAACAATCTTATTACCAAAGCATGATATATTCTGGGTTGGAATATCAGAACAGGCAATTACTTTGGAACTCAGTGCTGGAACTACTGAACATAACAGTGCTCCCAAGAGCTATCTCGAGGCTTACGTCGAAGCGAAGAGGGAAACCGGTTCTGGAACGCGAAACAGACATCGAACACTGCCACCTATGTGGTGAGTTCCCTACTATGCCATATAGAATATTCTGTTGTGAGCGCCTCTACTGTTATGTTTGTTTCCTGAAAGTACTTGAGTTGCGCGAATGCCAAAATTGCCATAATAAACAGGAAATTAAGGGCATGCCGTACTACGGTTGA
- the ALD4 gene encoding aldehyde dehydrogenase (NADP(+)) ALD4 (similar to Saccharomyces cerevisiae ALD4 (YOR374W); ancestral locus Anc_7.6), translated as MLTPTLKVGETAAYAIHIFVLCVVVSLHLQVCVAYKKGDEVSSMVTKSSFVSSLVPPSLHNIDSRKITKKSPMFSRSAVLLGRSAVVSRLHLRAFSHLPLSVPIKLPNGLEYEQPTGLFINNKFVPSLQHKTFEVINPSTEEEICHVYEGREDDVELAINHAQKAFDNGSWATIDPCKRGQALYKLAELIEKDKEVIASIESLDNGKAISSARGDVDLVINYFKSTAGYADKVDGRLIDTGDTHFSYTKRQPLGVCGQIIPWNFPLLMWAWKIAPALVTGNTVVLKTAESTPLSALYAAKYIPEAGIPPGVVNIVSGFGKIVGEAIATHPKVKKIAFTGSTATGIHIYQAAAKSLKKVTLELGGKSPNIVFADANIKTAVQNVITGIFFNSGEVCCAGSRVYVEEKFYDTFVDALKTAIESLKVGDPFDENTFQGAQTSQMQLDKILKYIEIGKQEGATLITGGSRVGDKGFFVQPTVFGNVRENMQVVKEEIFGPVVTISKFKTLDEVVSMANDSEYGLAAGIHTTNINNAIKLADRINAGTIWVNTYNDFHHQVPFGGFNASGLGREMGAEALTNYTQCKAVRVKLE; from the coding sequence ATGCTTACTCCAACACTGAAAGTGGGGGAAACAGCTGCTTACGCAATACATATTTTTGTGTTATGTGTGGTGGTCTCCCtccatcttcaagtttgtGTCGCATATAAAAAGGGAGATGAGGTTTCCTCGATGGTTACAAAGTCgagttttgtttcttcacTTGTCCCCCCTTCTCTTCACAACATTGACAGCAGAAAGATCACAAAAAAAAGCCCAATGTTTTCTAGGTCTGCTGTTTTACTGGGACGTTCTGCTGTGGTTTCAAGACTGCATTTGCGGGCGTTCTCGCATCTCCCATTGTCTGTTCCAATCAAGTTGCCTAATGGGTTGGAGTACGAACAACCTACCGGGTTGTTCATaaacaacaagtttgtgCCCTCGTTGCAGCACAAGACCTTCGAGGTCATCAACCCGTCCacggaggaggagatcTGCCACGTATACGAAGGTAGAGAGGATGATGTCGAATTGGCCATCAACCACGCGCAGAAGGCGTTTGATAACGGGTCCTGGGCCACCATTGACCCCTGCAAGAGAGGCCAGGCGCTTTACAAGCTGGCCGAACTCATCGAGAAGGACAAAGAGGTCATTGCGTCCATCGAATCTCTAGATAACGGTAAAGCTATCAGCAGTGCTCGTGGCGACGTCGACTTGGTCATCAACTACTTCAAGTCGACCGCAGGGTACGCTGATAAAGTGGACGGTAGACTCATCGACACCGGCGACACCCACTTCTCGTACACAAAGAGACAACCTCTAGGTGTCTGTGGTCAGATTATCCCTTGGAACTTCCCTCTTTTGATGTGGGCGTGGAAGATCGCCCCAGCTTTGGTTACCGGTAATACCGTTGTCTTGAAGACCGCAGAGTCCACTCCCCTATCTGCCCTGTACGCGGCTAAATATATCCCGGAAGCTGGTATCCCTCCTGGTGTCGTTAACATCGTCTCAGGGTTTGGTAAGATTGTCGGTGAGGCCATTGCCACTCACCCAAAGGTTAAGAAAATTGCATTCACAGGGTCTACTGCCACGGGGATCCACATCTACCAGGCCGCGGCAaagtctttgaagaaagttaCTTTGGAACTAGGTGGTAAGTCTCCAAACATCGTTTTTGCAGACGCTAACATCAAGACTGCCGTACAAAACGTCATTACAGgtatcttcttcaactctgGTGAGGTTTGTTGTGCAGGGTCGAGAGTTTACGTCGAGGAGAAATTTTATGACACTTTTGTCGACGCATTGAAAACTGCCATcgaatctttgaaagtcgGTGACCCATTCGATGAAAATACATTCCAAGGTGCTCAAACCTCTCAAATGCAACTAgacaaaattttgaagtacATTGAAATTGGTAAGCAAGAAGGTGCCACTTTAATCACCGGTGGTTCTAGAGTCGGTGACAAAGGGTTCTTCGTCCAACCAACAGTCTTCGGTAACGTCAGAGAGAACATGCAAGTCGTCAAGGAGGAGATTTTCGGACCTGTCGTCACCATCTCCAAGTTCAAGACTTTAGATGAGGTTGTCAGCATGGCAAACGATTCCGAATACGGGCTGGCAGCTGGTATCCACACCACCAACATTAACAATGCCATTAAGCTAGCGGATAGAATCAACGCTGGTACAATCTGGGTCAACACATACAACGACTTCCACCACCAAGTGCCATTCGGTGGTTTCAACGCTTCGGGTCTAGGTAGAGAGATGGGTGCAGAGGCTTTGACGAACTACACACAATGCAAAGCTGTCCGTGTCAAGCTGGAGTGA
- the NUD1 gene encoding Nud1p (similar to Saccharomyces cerevisiae NUD1 (YOR373W); ancestral locus Anc_7.7) has translation MDSTDTVDHLSKGLSGLLIDSSRPSEENVALIRDYKKNQSFNDSNFTSKVYDEGKDVNDDTSSSTDSRTDHLMDFGTVQKRTKSTNKTTVGSKEPAQYMNYLPPKREQKGEQVDRHADLIIKDMGYDLSGDLQNTFKRQSDKAKSSSSHLNQVAKDTDSSFDNPISDAHQVFDNLIKQKQSMQFFDLREEDTAPKEKRQPLFRQRSDQRVLRDKTNIEKMQLITPSSIGLNFKNNVGAWVPNNNNNIQDISTSNDDSQTTHSHMSTGHGTVDDFSENITASTEPPLNESATSSPLGMFESGGSSHSQNQFDDTPIAKPELKTQPLFKREPLGKRESYHDGDMGNVTHIDDINMTEFEQNKQELISTLTDIKVGVWSQARSLNASGRNIKSIVGITHLFPNVVLLDVSNNILESLNERFIRTKYIDLSFNKLKSAFISFHSDNTVESLNLSHNLITGGLSFLNYEMRCLKKVDLSFNSIDSLHGLGNDNSIESVSLRGNNLSGIIDFQELVSNDDDSDNFFPTGWRSVRHLDLSNNHITAVRNLSQLPNLATLNLEGNSIREVTFCGELTYLRELRLCDNDCQLQDVEIPPSDHHSVVLPLLELFTVDCVPLLQSITYRLLPRTLLHLKIKNGSGKHLPPWSHVPHNLRTLTLSGIPDLDLLPTEVDYGNGIQGGMDMLLTSLVSLDLSHNDLHSWHNLIQFIPFINLSTIKLRGNQRLIRSKKDAQDLAQLLQMAVPSLHSIEL, from the coding sequence ATGGATAGCACGGACACGGTAGACCATCTATCCAAGGGATTGAGCGGTTTGCTTATCGACAGCAGCAGGCCCTCTGAAGAGAATGTAGCTCTAATAAGGGAttacaagaaaaaccaGAGTTTCAACGATTCCAACTTCACGTCCAAAGTGTACGATGAGGGTAAAGATGTTAACGACGACACTTCCTCGTCGACGGACAGTCGTACGGACCACTTGATGGATTTCGGGACCGTTCAAAAGAGGACGAAATCTACAAATAAGACCACCGTTGGATCCAAAGAGCCAGCACAGTACATGAACTATTTGCCTCCCAAAAGAGAACAAAAGGGGGAACAGGTGGACCGGCACGCTGATCTTATCATTAAGGATATGGGGTACGATTTGTCAGGGGATTTACaaaacactttcaaaagACAGTCCGATAAGGCGAAAAGTTCCAGTAGCCATCTAAATCAAGTGGCCAAAGATACAGACTCGTCCTTTGATAATCCAATTTCAGATGCACACCAAGTCTTTGACAACTTAATAAAGCAAAAACAATCGATGCAATTTTTCGACCTCAGGGAGGAAGACACGGCTCCCAAAGAGAAGAGGCAACCACTTTTCAGACAGAGATCTGATCAACGTGTCCTTAGAGACAAAACAAATATTGAGAAAATGCAATTGATTACACCAAGTAGTATAGGTTTAAACTTTAAAAATAATGTCGGCGCATGGGTTCCTAACAATAATAACAACATACAGGATATATCGACGAGCAACGACGATTCACAGACGACACACTCCCATATGTCTACAGGTCATGGAACAGTCGATGATTTTAGCGAAAATATCACCGCATCGACAGAACCTCCTCTAAATGAAAGTGCCACTTCGAGTCCGCTCGGAATGTTTGAGTCAGGAGGCTCGAGTCACAGTCAGAACCAGTTTGATGATACTCCAATTGCGAAACCTGAACTGAAGACGCAGCCACTGTTCAAGAGGGAGCCATTGGGGAAGAGAGAAAGTTATCATGATGGTGACATGGGTAACGTGACCCATATAGATGATATTAACATGACCGAGtttgaacaaaacaaacaggAACTTATCTCAACGTTGACAGATATCAAAGTGGGTGTCTGGTCTCAGGCACGGTCTTTAAACGCCTCTGGCAGAAATATCAAAAGTATAGTCGGTATCACTCACTTGTTCCCCAATGTTGTTTTGTTGGACGTGAGTAACAACATATTAGAGAGTCTCAATGAGAGGTTTATCCGTACCAAGTACATTGACTTAAgtttcaacaagttgaaatCCGCGTTCATATCGTTCCACAGTGACAACACGGTGGAAAGTTTAAATCTTTCTCACAATTTGATCACTGGCGGGTTAAGTTTTTTAAACTACGAGATGCGttgtttgaaaaaagtggatctttccttcaattccatTGACTCATTACATGGATTAGGCAACGACAATTCAATTGAGAGTGTATCCCTGCGTGGCAACAATCTAAGTGGTATAATCGATTTCCAAGAGCTTGTTTCaaacgacgacgacagTGACAATTTTTTCCCCACAGGTTGGAGATCTGTCAGGCATTTAGATCTGAGTAATAATCACATCACTGCTGTTCGTAATCTTTCCCAATTGCCCAATTTAGCGACTTTGAATTTAGAAGGTAATTCGATCCGCGAAGTGACTTTCTGTGGTGAGTTAACGTATCTTAGGGAGTTACGACTATGCGACAACGACTGCCAGTTACAAGACGTGGAGATACCGCCATCAGATCACCACTCTGTAGTGCTGCCCCTGTTGGAGTTATTCACGGTGGATTGTGTACCTCTACTGCAAAGTATCACCTACAGATTATTGCCAAGGACTCTTTTACACTTGAAGATTAAGAACGGTTCCGGGAAACATTTACCACCCTGGTCTCACGTACCGCACAATTTGAGGACTTTAACGTTGAGTGGGATCCCAGATCTAGACTTGTTACCCACAGAAGTCGACTACGGGAACGGAATCCAAGGTGGCATGGATATGTTACTGACCTCCCTTGTGTCTCTGGACCTCTCACACAACGACCTACACAGCTGGCACAACCTAATCCAGTTCATCCCCTTCATAAATCTGAGCACCATAAAGTTGCGGGGTAACCAGCGACTGATCCGCTCAAAAAAAGATGCCCAAGATCTGGCCCAGTTGTTACAAATGGCCGTGCCAAGCCTTCACAGTATAGAGCTGTAA
- the NDD1 gene encoding Ndd1p (similar to Saccharomyces cerevisiae NDD1 (YOR372C); ancestral locus Anc_7.8) — MAKNKGNSNSSRAEMFGQSSVSQQQQEQQQQQQQVPSSRPASAMDTAELADMDTDTNFFKVLTDNLKYVFTSPVPNTQTLTSNFPTPYSSNHLDPMGQRSGGNGMRNPDSSFIDKTLNSQFYNNSGSNTSTTLQDINVQPSSALHFPNLKQQPQRNVQHTHQTAPTSNSNYTGGHNNSTANNTTTTTTTNANNNNNNNNNNNNIPNDFLLASPEQMREFLYDSPAVGLNLFHNTPAKTPLRFITDFNGENIQNSENSNSNLLYLFNSVNGISNEGLTMDNAGTTGNNTGNSTRTPLRKIDVNLMFNQVNNSLSPSKRQTLSLTPYGRRILNDIGTPYARSGMSSNSALVDFQKARKDTSPTFDRSPDLVRLAKKAMVSTPQVGSKGEPQKSKKRTLNQIPKLQKKPRARNLKNSIAPNDENVDIIGGMDSGDENGVPCGSSPTTIQLHSSVTKSLPKLNRSVQVPTMTRNMSLIDENLMDLRTRITLSPTPKSNVKKLVNPSLNLFPVPDLPKMGSFKSDLSATHEPVVKQVPNTSSSSSGPSLPRSLSDATSTLALQPTGGSNSGPSKKKKIVKKKKCKNKNKNKEPKFQIFVSSVHKFNDPNSTLPMSQMKGAERMRNTINVDKKK, encoded by the coding sequence ATGGCGAAGAATAAAGGCAATAGCAACAGCAGCCGGGCTGAGATGTTCGGTCAAAGCAGTGTCTcccagcaacaacaagagcaacagcagcagcagcagcaagtGCCCTCTTCAAGACCAGCTTCAGCAATGGATACCGCGGAATTGGCAGATATGGATACTGACACAAACTTTTTCAAGGTGTTGACAGATAATCTGAAGTACGTGTTTACTAGCCCTGTTCCAAACACACAGACTTTGACTAGCAACTTCCCAACTCCTTACTCATCGAATCATTTGGATCCTATGGGTCAGAGATCCGGCGGGAACGGTATGCGGAACCCAGATTCTTCCTTTATTGACAAGACGTTGAACTCGCAGTTCTATAATAATAGCGGTAGCAACACAAGTACTACTTTGCAAGATATTAACGTGCAACCTTCTTCTGCACTTCATTTCCCCAATCTGAAACAGCAGCCGCAGAGAAACGTACAACATACACATCAAACAGCACCAACATCAAACAGCAATTATACAGGTGGTCACAACAATTCTACGGCTAATAATACCACgactactaccactactaATGCtaataacaacaacaacaacaacaataataataataatattcCTAATGATTTTCTACTAGCGTCACCAGAGCAAATGAGAGAGTTTCTGTATGATTCGCCAGCCGTGGGGCTCAACTTGTTCCATAACACACCTGCAAAGACTCCACTGCGTTTTATCACAGATTTCAATGGGGAGAACATTCAAAATTCTGAAAACTCAAATTCTAATCTtttgtacttgttcaactcAGTGAATGGGATCTCAAATGAGGGGCTTACAATGGACAATGCTGGTACAACGGGTAACAATACGGGCAATTCGACCCGAACACCGCTTCGGAAGATTGATGTAAACCTGATGTTCAATCAAGTAAATAATTCCCTATCGCCGTCTAAGAGACAGACATTGTCTTTGACGCCCTACGGTAGGAGGATACTGAACGATATCGGCACGCCGTACGCTCGGAGTGGAATGTCCTCGAATAGTGCCCTCGTCGATTTCCAAAAGGCTAGAAAGGACACGTCACCGACTTTTGACAGGTCACCAGATTTAGTCCGTTTGGCAAAGAAAGCGATGGTTTCCACGCCGCAAGTTGGATCGAAAGGGGAGCCACAGAAATCAAAGAAACGAACTTTGAATCAGATTCCTAAATTGCAGAAAAAACCTAGGGCAAGGAACCTCAAGAACTCGATAGCACCAAATGACGAGAACGTGGATATTATAGGCGGTATGGACTCCGGTGACGAAAACGGCGTCCCATGTGGATCATCCCCCACTACGATCCAGTTACATTCTTCTGTAACCAAATCGTTGCCTAAACTGAATCGTTCAGTACAAGTTCCAACGATGACCAGAAACATGTCACTTATAGACGAAAATTTGATGGACCTGAGGACAAGAATCACGTTATCGCCAACGCCGAAGTCCAATGTCAAAAAATTGGTGAACCCTAGTCTGAATCTGTTCCCAGTTCCCGATTTGCCCAAAATGGgctccttcaaaagtgaCCTCTCTGCTACCCATGAACCAGTTGTAAAGCAAGTTCCCAACACgtcatcttcgtcgtcTGGGCCCAGCTTGCCGCGGTCTCTTTCCGATGCCACATCAACGCTGGCGTTACAACCTACGGGAGGCTCAAACTCAGGACCGTctaagaagaagaagattgtgaaaaaaaagaagtgcaaaaacaagaacaagaacaaggaaCCCAAGTTCCAGATTTTCGTATCCTCTGTGCATAAATTCAACGATCCAAATTCTACTCTCCCGATGAGCCAGATGAAAGGCGCAGAGAGGATGCGAAATACGATCAACGTCGATAAGAAAAAATGA
- the GPB1 gene encoding Gpb1p (similar to Saccharomyces cerevisiae GPB2 (YAL056W) and GPB1 (YOR371C); ancestral locus Anc_7.9), with the protein MFGKDKETESPDECPVIGEYNNDYTPLSYLTSTVSLLATVSDKYPSAQVKKANESHLLKYYNFKRPITYGANAVNRHGSVVSESEQSNSSNMLPSDIYNSEVMMNLFLNCAENRIDPYQLKKTLKIQSRRDKQRYNLENDIWNTAQRDDTVPGRSSVGTPFEEESDETYFKSSTCDLVDDIDPFNPASDDQVEASESKLAISGMSFSNAFRKYYKRLLTVNLQDFDILKRHNMWVPTIRNDCKDLLVGDYVDSGDIYDEKTCPLFIRGLDYIPSVYDIFSGCSTIRSVISEYKFPALTYHCAIELNRHIFMIGGLIPCYRFDNEAPDLSNFYVDGIKNLPPPLLAEVINNPAMVNNPHLYVISLASSRLSRPRLTGHVPPPIMCMVASQLNDRYILFYGGFEIKTETKIDKQGKCYLKKRAFLNNTVYILDTIAFKFVKAEINGQSYDHLRYPTFSPRFGHLQLSATLVEGDSNSINTLSERARSDSQRSGATVLGSSSERDTPSPPLTASMEPGLQARKMSPIPPLRLSSNGNFHMVHNIIIFGGYRQTGDDKYEAMNDMWKLEVKITARGKRSYLAFADTITALKIPIVNKDGKWPNKRAFFAYSLPDVSLVDKSSLESDLLQNLQENFRVEVKDEETPRQSGSLAGTLRKHKPRTMSQNSLKKAGTIFEYEPLVQPQSSELSPLGPLRRWTSNGKYANFERKGRTIVIHGGSDNTKLYGDMWWFDLDSLVWSKIQTYVVANGEEEVFGKRAPTNMSLVGHSMTNIGCMAVLAGGLSAVDVKEIYSQPNDTQADLIPGGAQSMETSPSVENEGDECNDTLANGMINIIDLSKQCIRSTTSELEERKPIGELIIRPDPTGKSRVVVSVAGAALESDGTVFLVGGVAIRRENLKKTYLRGALLEFVLPSVTLAS; encoded by the coding sequence ATGTTTGGGAAAGATAAAGAAACCGAATCTCCGGATGAGTGTCCCGTCATTGGGGAGTACAATAATGATTACACGCCGTTGAGTTACCTGACCAGCACAGTATCGTTACTGGCCACTGTCTCGGATAAATATCCGTCTGCACAGGTTAAGAAGGCAAACGAGTCTCatctgttgaagtactacaatttcaaaagaccCATAACGTATGGGGCGAATGCGGTAAACCGCCACGGCAGCGTTGTAAGTGAATCGGAACAGTCCAATTCAAGCAACATGCTACCGTCAGATATATACAACTCTGaggtgatgatgaatctttttttgaactgTGCAGAGAACAGAATCGATCCGTACCAGCtaaagaaaactttgaagatccAAAGCCGTAGAGACAAGCAACGTTACAACTTGGAAAACGATATATGGAATACCGCCCAGAGGGATGACACGGTACCGGGCAGAAGTTCCGTTGGAACGCCTTTCGAGGAGGAATCGGATGAGACGTATTTCAAAAGCAGCACTTGTGATTTGGTTGATGACATTGATCCGTTCAATCCAGCCAGTGACGACCAGGTTGAAGCAAGTGAGTCGAAGCTTGCTATTTCTGGGATGAGCTTTTCCAATGCATTTCGCAAATACTACAAAAGATTACTCACAGTAAACCTACAGGATTTCGATATATTAAAGAGACACAACATGTGGGTACCCACTATACGGAACGACTGTAAGGACCTGCTTGTTGGGGACTACGTGGATAGTGGTGATATATATGATGAGAAAACATGTCCCCTTTTCATTAGAGGTCTGGACTATATTCCTAGCGTCTACGATATTTTCTCCGGCTGCTCAACAATCCGGTCTGTCATATCAGAGTACAAGTTTCCTGCATTGACGTATCATTGTGCAATCGAGTTAAACAGACACATTTTCATGATTGGCGGTTTGATCCCTTGCTACCGTTTCGACAACGAGGCGCCTGATCTGAGCAACTTCTACGTCGATGGAATCAAGAACTTACCTCCTCCGTTGCTCGCAGAGGTCATTAACAATCCAGCCATGGTGAACAATCCTCACTTATACGTGATATCCTTGGCCTCTTCGCGTTTGTCCCGGCCTCGACTTACGGGCCACGTGCCGCCACCTATAATGTGTATGGTAGCATCACAACTAAACGATCGCTACATTCTCTTCTACGGTGGATTTGAGATCAAGACAGAGACCAAAATTGACAAACAGGGGAAATGttacttgaagaaaagggcATTTCTAAACAATACCGTGTATATTTTGGACACCATAGCATTCAAGTTTGTAAAAGCTGAGATTAACGGCCAGTCTTACGATCATTTGAGGTATCCAACATTTTCTCCGCGGTTCGGTCACTTGCAATTATCTGCAACGTTGGTTGAAGGTGATTCCAACTCGATAAACACACTTTCCGAAAGAGCACGCTCTGATTCTCAAAGGTCAGGGGCGACTGTTTTAGGATCATCTTCTGAAAGGGATACGCCGTCACCGCCCTTGACTGCAAGCATGGAACCTGGGTTGCAAGCTCGTAAAATGTCGCCGATTCCACCGCTGCGACTGTCGAGTAACGGTAATTTCCACATGGTTCATAACATCATCATTTTTGGGGGGTATCGCCAGACAGGTGACGACAAGTACGAAGCTATGAATGACATGTGGAAGCTGGAAGTTAAGATCACAGCGAGGGGCAAACGGTCATATTTAGCGTTTGCGGATACCATCACTGCTTTAAAGATCCCGATCGTGAACAAAGACGGCAAATGGCCTAACAAGAGAGCCTTTTTCGCATACTCTCTTCCGGACGTATCTTTAGTGGACAAATCATCACTGGAGAGCGACCTGCTCCAAAATTTACAAGAGAATTTCAGGGTGGAAGTGAAGGATGAGGAAACCCCCCGTCAAAGCGGGTCTTTGGCGGGTACTTTGAGAAAACATAAACCGCGTACAATGTCACagaactctttgaagaaagccGGTACGATCTTTGAATACGAACCTTTGGTACAGCCGCAAAGCTCTGAATTATCACCCTTGGGCCCATTGCGCAGGTGGACTAGCAACGGTAAGTACGCGAATTTTGAGCGTAAGGGTCGCACCATTGTGATACACGGTGGCTCTGATAACACGAAATTATACGGTGATATGTGGTGGTTTGACCTTGATTCTCTTGTCTGGTCTAAGATCCAGACGTACGTGGTTGCAAACGGTGAGGAGGAGGTATTTGGCAAACGGGCACCAACGAACATGAGCTTGGTAGGCCATTCTATGACCAATATCGGTTGTATGGCGGTCCTTGCCGGTGGCTTGAGTGCTGTGGATGTCAAAGAGATATACAGCCAGCCGAATGACACTCAAGCGGACTTAATCCCGGGTGGCGCTCAGTCTATGGAGACAAGCCCCAGTGTGGAGAACGAGGGAGACGAGTGCAACGACACACTCGCCAACGGCATGATCAATATCATCGATCTGAGCAAGCAGTGTATACGGTCGACCACCTCAGAGCTCGAGGAGCGGAAGCCAATAGGGGAACTGATCATCCGGCCAGACCCCACTGGAAAGTCCCGCGTTGTCGTGAGTGTGGCAGGTGCTGCGTTGGAATCCGACGGCACGGTATTTCTCGTCGGCGGTGTGGCGATCCGGCGTGAAAACCTGAAGAAAACGTATCTACGTGGCGCCCTACTAGAGTTCGTGTTGCCAAGTGTTACTCTCGCGTCATAG